A genomic stretch from Rhodobacterales bacterium HKCCA1288 includes:
- a CDS encoding GNAT family N-acetyltransferase, with protein MNAKIEITIRPKTARDDAALVSLVLPVFRAGDTYTVDPDISAVDALAFWTAPEKSVFIAEHGGEVVGTYYIRPNQAGGGAHICNCGYITATAAQGRGIARAMLAHSLQTARAEGYRGMQYNFVVSENTRAVATWQKAGFEIVGRLPQAFDHPSKGLVDALVMFKSLVD; from the coding sequence ATGAACGCGAAAATCGAAATCACAATTCGTCCAAAAACGGCACGCGATGATGCGGCGCTTGTATCCCTCGTGCTGCCTGTGTTTCGGGCGGGTGATACATATACAGTCGACCCTGACATATCCGCGGTCGATGCCTTGGCCTTTTGGACAGCCCCCGAAAAGTCGGTGTTCATAGCAGAACACGGGGGTGAGGTCGTTGGCACCTATTATATCCGTCCCAATCAGGCGGGCGGCGGCGCCCATATCTGCAATTGTGGGTATATCACTGCCACTGCGGCGCAGGGGCGCGGGATTGCGCGCGCGATGTTGGCGCATTCGCTCCAGACTGCCCGCGCCGAAGGCTATCGCGGGATGCAGTATAACTTTGTCGTTTCGGAAAACACGCGTGCGGTTGCGACATGGCAAAAGGCAGGTTTCGAGATTGTGGGCCGTTTGCCACAAGCCTTTGATCATCCAAGCAAAGGATTGGTGGACGCCCTTGTTATGTTCAAATCCCTTGTAGATTAG
- a CDS encoding HAD family phosphatase — protein MSKIEAVIFDIGNVLIEWQPERFYDRTIGEARRREMFATVDLHGMNDRVDLGEGFRDIIYETAEAYPEFRAEIRMWHDHWLELANPVIDHSVMLLRRLRAKNVPVFALTNFGIESFAYAQEHFDFLNEFDHAYVSGHMGVIKPNPTIYQMVEDHCKIAPEALLFADDRPDNITAAEARGWNAHLFTAPHRWAEVLVDHGLLTKDEAGL, from the coding sequence ATGTCCAAGATTGAAGCGGTGATTTTTGACATCGGCAATGTGCTGATTGAATGGCAGCCTGAGCGGTTCTACGACCGCACCATCGGGGAAGCGCGCCGCCGCGAAATGTTTGCCACTGTGGATTTGCACGGCATGAATGACCGCGTGGATTTAGGTGAAGGGTTCCGCGATATCATCTATGAAACGGCAGAAGCCTATCCTGAGTTTCGCGCGGAAATTCGGATGTGGCATGATCACTGGTTGGAATTGGCAAACCCTGTGATTGATCACTCCGTGATGCTCTTGCGCCGCCTTCGTGCCAAGAATGTGCCCGTCTTCGCATTGACCAATTTCGGGATCGAGAGCTTTGCCTATGCGCAAGAGCATTTCGATTTTCTGAACGAATTCGACCACGCCTATGTCTCTGGCCATATGGGGGTGATCAAACCCAATCCAACAATTTATCAAATGGTCGAGGATCATTGCAAAATCGCGCCAGAGGCGCTTTTGTTTGCAGATGACCGCCCTGACAACATCACCGCGGCCGAGGCGCGCGGATGGAATGCGCATCTGTTTACAGCGCCACACAGATGGGCCGAAGTCTTGGTCGACCATGGCCTTCTAACCAAGGATGAAGCAGGACTATGA
- a CDS encoding MFS transporter, producing MQRNSIFTPVLIGGCFIIMISFAIRASFGVFQIPIADEFGWLRAEFSLAIAIQNLAWGVGQPIFGAIAEKFGDRKAIIIGALMYAAGLVFSAYAITPGAHQLLEILVGFGVAGTGFGVILAIVGRAASDEHRSLALGIATAAGSAGQVFGAPVAEALLTVMPWQSVFLIFAAAILAALLFLPMLRAPAPLSKAELEESMSAILGKAFRDPSFSLIFIGFFSCGYQLAFVTAHFPAFVTELCGPIEPGSFLHSLGITTTSALGAVSISLIGLANIGGTILAGYLGKRYSKKYLLAGIYFGRTIIAAAFILLPITPLTVIVFSVTMGALWLATVPLTSGLVGYIYGLRYMGTLYGIVFFSHQLGSFIGVWLGGWMYDLHGTYTTVWWVGVGVGLLSAIVHLPVKESPLRERALAA from the coding sequence ATGCAGCGCAATTCGATTTTCACCCCCGTCCTCATCGGGGGCTGTTTTATCATTATGATCAGCTTTGCCATTCGGGCAAGTTTTGGGGTTTTTCAAATTCCCATAGCGGACGAATTCGGTTGGCTGCGCGCCGAATTTTCTTTGGCCATTGCCATTCAAAACCTTGCTTGGGGCGTGGGGCAGCCGATTTTTGGCGCGATTGCCGAGAAGTTTGGGGATCGCAAAGCCATTATCATCGGCGCTTTGATGTATGCGGCGGGTTTGGTCTTTTCGGCTTATGCAATCACGCCCGGCGCGCATCAGCTTTTGGAAATTCTTGTGGGCTTTGGCGTTGCGGGCACGGGCTTTGGCGTGATCTTGGCGATTGTGGGCCGCGCCGCATCGGATGAGCATCGCTCACTCGCGCTTGGGATTGCCACTGCGGCGGGCTCTGCAGGTCAGGTCTTTGGTGCGCCTGTGGCAGAGGCGCTGTTGACGGTGATGCCATGGCAAAGCGTCTTTTTGATCTTTGCAGCGGCAATTTTGGCCGCGCTTTTATTCCTTCCCATGCTGCGCGCGCCTGCGCCCCTATCCAAGGCAGAACTTGAAGAAAGCATGAGCGCGATTTTGGGCAAAGCGTTTCGCGATCCCTCTTTCAGTCTGATTTTTATCGGCTTCTTTTCCTGTGGGTATCAGCTTGCCTTTGTCACCGCGCATTTTCCCGCCTTTGTGACCGAACTTTGCGGCCCGATTGAGCCTGGATCTTTCCTACATTCTTTGGGCATCACGACCACGTCCGCGCTTGGGGCTGTGTCGATCTCGCTGATTGGCTTGGCCAATATTGGTGGCACGATTTTGGCGGGCTATTTGGGCAAACGCTATTCTAAGAAATACCTGCTTGCGGGCATCTATTTTGGCCGCACCATTATTGCGGCCGCGTTCATTTTGTTGCCCATCACGCCCCTGACGGTGATTGTGTTTTCGGTTACGATGGGCGCGTTGTGGTTGGCCACAGTGCCGCTGACCTCAGGACTTGTGGGATATATTTATGGGCTGCGCTATATGGGCACGCTTTATGGTATCGTGTTCTTTAGCCATCAATTGGGCAGCTTCATCGGGGTTTGGCTTGGCGGTTGGATGTATGACCTGCATGGCACCTACACCACGGTTTGGTGGGTGGGTGTTGGCGTGGGGCTGCTTTCGGCCATCGTCCATTTGCCCGTGAAAGAAAGCCCCCTGCGCGAGCGGGCGTTGGCCGCCTAA
- a CDS encoding NAD(P)-binding domain-containing protein, whose amino-acid sequence MTQTPFQIIGPEAEAKLDWLKLGAALEAGHMLPRAEISDSFLYRGKDTLLNRAAWIDGLGLLVKSATIFPENAAQNLPAVNGGAALYGDKNGLLEALVDFHLLTKYKTAGDSLFAAMKLARPESKTILIVGAGTVGRSLRAAYGAGFPEARFLIWNRNIAQAEALARDFSNTDVAESLADAVQQADIVTCATMVTEPILQGEWLKAGQHIDLIGAYRPDMREADDAALKKARIFVDSRATTIEHIGELKRPIAAGVITADDVVADYYDIASGAFARGNDAEITLFKNGGGAHLDLMTAAYIRDAVKG is encoded by the coding sequence ATGACACAAACCCCCTTCCAAATCATCGGGCCTGAGGCCGAAGCCAAGCTTGATTGGCTCAAACTTGGCGCGGCGTTGGAGGCGGGGCATATGCTACCGCGTGCGGAGATTTCGGATAGTTTCCTCTATCGCGGCAAGGACACGTTGCTTAATCGTGCCGCATGGATAGACGGGCTTGGCCTCTTGGTGAAATCGGCCACAATCTTTCCTGAGAACGCCGCGCAAAATTTGCCCGCTGTGAATGGCGGTGCAGCGCTTTATGGCGATAAGAATGGCCTTCTTGAGGCTTTGGTCGATTTCCATCTTTTGACCAAATATAAGACCGCAGGCGATAGCCTATTCGCCGCGATGAAACTGGCGCGACCCGAGAGTAAAACCATTTTGATCGTTGGCGCAGGCACAGTTGGCCGGTCGTTGCGCGCGGCTTATGGCGCGGGGTTTCCTGAGGCGCGCTTCTTGATCTGGAACCGCAATATAGCGCAGGCCGAGGCCCTTGCCCGTGATTTCTCCAATACGGATGTCGCCGAAAGCCTAGCGGATGCCGTGCAGCAGGCCGATATTGTCACCTGTGCAACCATGGTGACAGAGCCCATCTTGCAAGGTGAATGGCTGAAGGCGGGACAGCATATTGACCTCATCGGGGCCTATCGCCCCGATATGCGCGAGGCGGATGATGCTGCGCTCAAAAAGGCGCGCATCTTTGTCGACAGCCGTGCTACCACGATTGAACATATTGGCGAATTAAAACGCCCCATCGCGGCGGGGGTGATCACAGCAGATGATGTTGTGGCCGATTATTACGACATCGCCTCTGGCGCCTTTGCGCGGGGCAATGACGCAGAAATCACGCTGTTCAAGAACGGCGGCGGCGCACATCTTGACCTCATGACCGCCGCCTATATCCGTGACGCGGTGAAAGGTTAG
- a CDS encoding TetR/AcrR family transcriptional regulator, whose protein sequence is MNMQAQTRKGRKFDQVIDGARNIFLSQGFEGASVDVIARQAGVSKATLYSYFPDKQALFMAVLNQECDLQRRAQMDIEFLQRDVRDALHHLAYSMLEFLMSDEGVSIFRVCVAEAQRFPELGRAFYETGPSTAMSHVAGYFSTPKVGNMLDIDDPMKAADLFMKLCRGDLMLRRLLCVSSEATHEEVSEAADEVVATFMARYRKA, encoded by the coding sequence ATGAACATGCAAGCACAGACACGCAAAGGTCGAAAATTCGATCAAGTCATTGATGGCGCGCGTAATATTTTCCTAAGCCAAGGGTTCGAAGGGGCAAGTGTCGATGTGATCGCGCGCCAAGCAGGCGTGTCCAAAGCCACGCTTTATTCGTATTTCCCCGACAAACAAGCGTTGTTTATGGCGGTTCTGAACCAAGAATGCGACCTGCAACGCCGCGCGCAAATGGATATCGAATTTCTGCAGCGCGATGTTCGCGATGCCTTGCACCATTTGGCCTATTCGATGCTTGAATTTCTGATGTCGGACGAAGGTGTCTCGATCTTCCGCGTCTGCGTGGCTGAGGCCCAAAGGTTCCCCGAATTGGGGCGTGCTTTCTATGAAACAGGCCCTTCAACGGCCATGTCCCATGTCGCAGGCTATTTTAGCACGCCAAAGGTGGGCAACATGCTCGATATAGATGACCCGATGAAGGCGGCGGATTTGTTCATGAAGCTGTGCCGTGGTGATCTAATGCTGCGCCGTCTTTTATGCGTCAGCAGCGAAGCCACCCATGAAGAAGTGTCCGAAGCCGCAGATGAGGTGGTGGCTACATTTATGGCACGGTATCGCAAGGCCTAA
- the infB gene encoding translation initiation factor IF-2: MRARNCDTWRAGDWRTRRSCCRGSSKAARAEAQNQLEQRQDRWEGQERRMSDQDGKKPLGLSGGARSGRVNQSFSRGRTKTVVVETKRKRVMVPKSGAGGKDDGTGNMEGGNASANPELERRMKAVMAAKAREAEEEEQRQREEQEREEERQRRRAEAEAREREEREREEAIRAKEEEERRRLEESKAAKSRKADSAPVVTSPADLPDPAVAAARAKSAAAPARRDTDRDDKRERVSKGDRDNDGRRSGKLSVNQVFSDGEGGRQRSLAAMKRKQERQRQKAMASQGDREKIVRDVQIPETIVVSELANRMAERVADVVKSLMQMGMMVTQNQSIDADTAELIVSEFGHRVQRVSDADVEDVIKVEEDNPAELQPRPPVITIMGHVDHGKTSLLDRIRKANVVSGEAGGITQHIGAYQVRTESGALLTFLDTPGHAAFTSMRARGANVTDIVVLVVAADDAVMPQTIEAINHAKAAKVPMIVAINKIDKPAANPDKVRTDLLQHEVIVEKMSGEVQDVEVSAATGQGLDQLLESIALQAELLDLKANPDRSAEGAVIEAQLDVGRGPVATVLVQRGTLKQGDIFVVGEQWGKVRALINDQGERVKEAGPSVPVEVLGLNGAPEAGDVLNVVQTEAQAREIADYRIQVAKDKRAAAGAATTLDQLLAKAKADENVKELPIVVKADVQGSAEAIVQAMEKIGNDEVRVRVLHYGVGAITESDIGLAEASGAPVMGFNVRANAPARNSANQKGVEIRYYSVIYDLVDDVKAAASGLLGAEIRENFIGYAQIKEVFRVSGVGSVAGCLVTEGVARRSAGVRLLRDDVVIHEGTLKTLKRFKDEVKEVQSGQECGMAFENYDDIRKGDVIEIFEREEVERKLS; the protein is encoded by the coding sequence ATTCGGGCGAGAAACTGTGATACATGGCGCGCTGGCGACTGGCGGACTCGGCGATCGTGTTGTAGAGGAAGCAGCAAAGCTGCAAGGGCTGAGGCCCAAAACCAGCTTGAACAACGGCAAGACCGTTGGGAAGGACAAGAAAGACGCATGAGCGATCAAGACGGAAAAAAACCACTCGGACTATCTGGCGGCGCCCGCAGCGGACGCGTGAACCAGAGCTTTTCGCGTGGACGCACGAAAACGGTTGTTGTGGAAACCAAGCGCAAGCGCGTGATGGTTCCCAAATCGGGTGCAGGCGGCAAAGATGATGGCACGGGTAATATGGAGGGTGGCAACGCTTCCGCCAATCCAGAACTCGAACGCCGTATGAAGGCCGTAATGGCCGCCAAGGCCCGTGAGGCCGAAGAAGAAGAACAGCGCCAGCGCGAAGAGCAAGAACGCGAAGAAGAGCGTCAGCGCCGCCGCGCCGAGGCCGAGGCCCGCGAACGCGAGGAGCGTGAACGCGAAGAGGCCATCCGCGCCAAGGAAGAAGAAGAGCGCCGCCGCCTTGAGGAATCAAAGGCTGCAAAGTCCCGTAAAGCGGACAGTGCCCCCGTGGTGACATCCCCCGCAGATCTGCCTGATCCTGCGGTGGCAGCTGCCCGCGCGAAATCAGCCGCAGCACCTGCGCGCCGTGATACGGATCGGGACGACAAGCGCGAGCGCGTCTCGAAAGGTGATCGCGACAATGATGGCCGCCGTTCCGGCAAGCTGAGCGTCAATCAGGTTTTCTCTGATGGCGAAGGCGGGCGTCAGCGCAGCCTTGCTGCCATGAAACGCAAGCAGGAGCGTCAGCGCCAGAAGGCGATGGCATCCCAAGGTGACCGCGAAAAAATCGTCCGCGATGTGCAAATTCCAGAAACCATCGTGGTTTCCGAATTGGCCAACCGCATGGCCGAACGCGTGGCCGATGTGGTTAAATCGCTGATGCAGATGGGCATGATGGTCACGCAGAACCAATCCATCGATGCCGATACGGCGGAATTGATCGTCAGCGAATTCGGTCACCGCGTGCAGCGCGTATCTGACGCGGATGTGGAAGATGTGATCAAGGTCGAAGAAGACAACCCAGCCGAGCTGCAACCACGGCCACCCGTCATCACGATCATGGGCCATGTTGACCACGGCAAGACCTCGTTGCTTGACCGCATTCGCAAGGCCAATGTTGTCTCTGGCGAAGCAGGCGGGATCACGCAGCATATCGGGGCCTATCAGGTGCGCACCGAAAGCGGCGCGCTTTTGACCTTCCTTGATACGCCGGGTCACGCGGCTTTTACCTCCATGCGGGCGCGTGGGGCGAATGTCACGGATATCGTGGTGCTTGTGGTTGCCGCCGATGACGCAGTGATGCCGCAGACCATCGAAGCGATTAACCACGCCAAGGCGGCCAAAGTGCCGATGATCGTGGCGATTAACAAAATCGACAAACCCGCTGCCAACCCTGACAAGGTGCGCACCGATTTGCTTCAACATGAGGTGATCGTTGAGAAGATGTCAGGTGAGGTGCAGGATGTCGAAGTTTCCGCCGCCACTGGCCAAGGTTTGGATCAATTGCTTGAATCCATCGCGCTTCAGGCCGAATTGCTTGACCTGAAGGCGAACCCTGACCGCTCAGCCGAAGGGGCCGTCATCGAGGCGCAGTTGGATGTGGGCCGTGGCCCTGTTGCGACTGTTCTGGTGCAACGCGGCACGCTGAAACAAGGCGATATCTTCGTTGTGGGCGAGCAATGGGGTAAAGTCCGCGCGCTGATCAACGATCAGGGCGAGCGCGTGAAAGAAGCGGGGCCATCCGTTCCTGTTGAGGTTCTGGGCCTGAACGGCGCACCCGAAGCGGGTGACGTTTTGAACGTGGTGCAAACCGAAGCACAAGCCCGCGAGATCGCGGATTACCGCATCCAAGTTGCCAAAGACAAACGCGCCGCAGCAGGTGCAGCAACAACCTTGGATCAGCTTCTGGCGAAGGCCAAGGCGGATGAAAACGTAAAAGAATTGCCCATTGTGGTCAAAGCGGACGTTCAAGGTTCGGCCGAAGCCATCGTTCAGGCGATGGAAAAAATCGGTAATGACGAAGTGCGCGTGCGCGTTCTGCATTACGGCGTGGGCGCGATCACTGAATCCGATATCGGCTTGGCCGAGGCTTCGGGTGCGCCTGTCATGGGCTTTAACGTTCGTGCCAATGCCCCTGCGCGCAATTCCGCCAACCAAAAAGGTGTTGAAATCCGCTATTACAGCGTGATTTATGACCTTGTGGATGATGTGAAGGCGGCAGCTTCAGGTCTTCTTGGTGCTGAAATTCGTGAAAACTTCATCGGCTACGCCCAGATCAAAGAGGTGTTCCGCGTCTCTGGTGTTGGCTCGGTTGCGGGCTGTCTGGTCACCGAAGGTGTCGCGCGCCGCTCGGCGGGTGTGCGCCTGTTGCGCGATGATGTCGTGATCCACGAAGGCACGCTAAAAACCCTCAAGCGCTTCAAAGACGAAGTCAAAGAAGTGCAATCGGGTCAGGAATGCGGCATGGCCTTTGAGAATTACGATGACATCCGCAAAGGCGATGTGATCGAGATTTTCGAACGCGAAGAAGTTGAGCGTAAGCTCAGCTAA
- a CDS encoding tryptophan-rich sensory protein, with amino-acid sequence MDWSVFILFFAACAAAAATGSMFPPGAWYRDLRKPFFTPPNWLFPVAWTVLYIASAYAAARVALVAENGHAMGFWALQIALNTLWSPVFFGLRRIRAGMVILSALWVAVLGTMLSFWALDPLAGALIVPYLLWVTIAGALNFEVWRLNPEVAKGSA; translated from the coding sequence ATGGATTGGTCTGTTTTCATATTATTTTTTGCCGCCTGCGCTGCTGCTGCGGCCACGGGATCTATGTTTCCCCCTGGCGCGTGGTATCGCGATTTGCGGAAGCCATTTTTCACGCCGCCGAATTGGCTCTTTCCCGTTGCTTGGACAGTGCTTTATATCGCCTCCGCCTATGCAGCGGCGCGCGTGGCATTGGTGGCGGAAAATGGCCATGCGATGGGATTTTGGGCGCTGCAAATCGCGCTGAACACGCTATGGAGCCCCGTTTTCTTTGGCTTGCGCCGCATTCGCGCGGGTATGGTCATCCTCAGCGCGCTTTGGGTTGCGGTTTTGGGAACAATGCTGAGTTTCTGGGCGCTTGATCCGCTCGCGGGCGCTTTGATTGTGCCCTATCTGCTTTGGGTCACCATTGCAGGCGCGTTGAATTTTGAGGTTTGGCGGTTGAATCCTGAGGTTGCCAAAGGATCAGCATAA
- the nusA gene encoding transcription termination/antitermination protein NusA, protein MAITSANQLELLQTAEAVAREKMIDPDLVIVAMEESLARAAKSRYGSELDIRVSIDRKTGRATFTRVRTVVEEIENHFIEMTLRDARAYKADAEIGDEIIDEVPPVEMGRIAAQSAKQVILQKVREAERDRQYEEFKDRAGTIINGVVKREEYGNVIVDIGRGEAVLRRNEKIGRESYRPNERIRCYIKDVRREARGPQVFLSRTAPEFMAELFKMEVPEIYDGIIEIKAVARDPGSRAKIAVISFDNSIDPVGACVGMRGSRVQAVVNELQGEKIDIIPWNEDAPTFLVNALQPAEVTKVVLDEDAGKIEVVVPDEQLSLAIGRRGQNVRLASQLTGLDIDILTEEEESARRQAEFAERTKLFMDTLDLDEFFAQLLVSEGFTSLEEVAYVEQEELLGIDGVDEATADELQARARDYIEEQNRKALESAKALGVEQSLIDFEGLTPQMLEALGQDGVKTLEDFATCADWELAGGWTTVNGERVKDEGVLEKFDVSLEEAQNMVMSARLALGWVTEEDLASDQEDAGEEEE, encoded by the coding sequence ATGGCTATTACATCAGCAAACCAACTTGAGCTGTTGCAAACAGCAGAGGCCGTTGCCCGCGAAAAGATGATCGACCCCGATCTGGTCATCGTGGCAATGGAAGAAAGCCTCGCCCGCGCCGCGAAATCGCGTTACGGCTCGGAATTGGATATCCGCGTTTCGATTGATCGCAAGACAGGCCGCGCGACATTTACCCGTGTCCGCACTGTGGTTGAGGAAATCGAAAACCATTTCATTGAAATGACACTGCGCGATGCGCGTGCCTATAAGGCAGATGCAGAAATCGGTGACGAGATCATTGATGAAGTGCCCCCTGTTGAAATGGGCCGTATCGCCGCGCAAAGCGCCAAGCAGGTGATCCTGCAAAAAGTGCGCGAAGCTGAGCGTGATCGCCAATATGAAGAATTCAAAGACCGTGCAGGCACAATCATTAACGGTGTCGTAAAGCGCGAAGAATATGGCAATGTGATTGTCGATATTGGCCGTGGCGAGGCAGTTTTGCGCCGTAATGAAAAAATTGGGCGCGAAAGCTATCGCCCCAATGAGCGCATCCGCTGCTATATCAAAGATGTCCGCCGCGAGGCGCGCGGCCCTCAGGTCTTCCTCAGCCGCACCGCGCCCGAATTCATGGCGGAATTGTTTAAGATGGAAGTGCCTGAAATTTACGATGGCATCATCGAGATCAAGGCCGTTGCCCGTGACCCGGGCTCTCGCGCGAAGATCGCGGTGATTTCCTTTGATAACTCGATTGATCCCGTTGGTGCTTGTGTGGGTATGCGCGGCAGCCGCGTACAGGCTGTGGTGAACGAGTTGCAGGGCGAAAAAATTGACATCATTCCATGGAATGAGGACGCCCCAACCTTCCTTGTGAACGCGCTGCAACCTGCCGAAGTGACCAAGGTGGTTTTGGACGAAGATGCAGGGAAAATCGAAGTGGTTGTTCCTGACGAACAGCTGTCTCTTGCCATCGGGCGCCGTGGTCAAAACGTGCGTTTGGCAAGCCAGTTGACAGGGCTTGATATCGACATCCTCACGGAAGAAGAAGAAAGCGCGCGCCGTCAGGCCGAATTCGCCGAACGCACCAAGCTGTTCATGGACACATTGGATTTGGACGAATTCTTTGCCCAACTTCTGGTATCCGAAGGCTTCACCTCTTTGGAAGAGGTTGCCTATGTCGAGCAAGAAGAATTGCTTGGCATTGATGGTGTCGATGAAGCAACCGCGGACGAGCTTCAGGCCCGTGCGCGTGACTATATCGAAGAGCAAAATCGCAAAGCCCTCGAAAGCGCCAAGGCGCTTGGTGTCGAGCAAAGCTTGATTGATTTCGAAGGGCTAACGCCACAGATGCTTGAGGCGCTTGGCCAAGATGGGGTCAAAACGCTGGAAGACTTCGCAACCTGTGCTGATTGGGAATTGGCAGGCGGTTGGACAACCGTAAACGGCGAGCGCGTCAAAGATGAAGGCGTGCTTGAGAAATTCGATGTCAGCCTCGAAGAAGCCCAGAATATGGTCATGTCCGCCCGTTTGGCCTTGGGTTGGGTAACCGAAGAAGACCTTGCATCTGACCAAGAAGACGCAGGCGAAGAAGAAGAGTAA
- the rimP gene encoding ribosome maturation factor RimP, translating to MSNLIAKSSIDRRMAEIITPVIEDMGFELVRVRLMGGETKTLQVMADRPEGGINVDDCADISTAISASLDVEDPIEGAYNLEVSSPGIDRPLTRLKDFDIWQGYEAKLETSEMIDGRKRFKGVLAGIENDEVLINVEQGGETVTLGLDFDWLSDAKLVLTDDLIAEMLRQRKASGVIDETQFDEITQEPEEAED from the coding sequence ATGTCCAACCTGATCGCAAAATCGAGCATTGATCGCCGCATGGCTGAGATCATCACCCCTGTCATCGAAGATATGGGGTTTGAACTGGTGCGCGTGCGCCTGATGGGCGGCGAGACAAAAACCCTGCAGGTGATGGCAGACCGCCCCGAAGGCGGGATCAATGTGGATGATTGCGCCGATATCTCAACGGCGATTTCGGCAAGCCTTGATGTCGAAGACCCGATTGAGGGGGCCTATAACCTGGAAGTTTCTAGCCCCGGTATCGACCGCCCGCTGACGCGGTTGAAGGATTTTGATATCTGGCAGGGCTATGAAGCCAAACTTGAAACAAGCGAAATGATCGATGGCCGCAAGCGCTTTAAGGGTGTTTTGGCAGGGATCGAAAACGATGAAGTGCTTATCAATGTTGAACAAGGTGGCGAGACGGTCACCCTTGGCCTCGATTTTGATTGGCTTTCAGATGCGAAGCTCGTTCTGACCGATGACCTGATCGCCGAGATGCTGCGCCAGCGCAAAGCCTCGGGGGTCATTGACGAAACCCAATTTGATGAAATCACGCAAGAGCCCGAAGAGGCGGAGGACTGA
- a CDS encoding AFG1 family ATPase, producing the protein MSQHLTAIYDTRVSEGLLRADPAQREVLHRFESLRETLEARPKSGLLARFFQEKPQSGQHSRGFYVWGGVGRGKSMIMDLFFAHTAINGKRRVHFHAFMQEIQSALHEARKTGTDDALKPVAEAISKDLRLLCFDEMQITDITDAMIVGRLFEALFKAGVSIVTTSNRPPKDLYKDGLNRQLFVPFITLLEQELEVIEMQSPTDYRQDRLSGETTYFTPITAATRQSLDKIWHDLTHGQEEPLDLEIKGRHVVIPHYWAGMARADFWELCGKPLGAGDYLALTGAVKLLMLENVPRLGIDNFNEAKRFVTLIDALYEAGIRVILSADDVPEHLYAEGTGSFEFERTASRLREMQSADWGQ; encoded by the coding sequence ATGTCGCAACATTTAACCGCCATATACGACACCCGCGTCAGCGAAGGCTTACTGCGCGCAGACCCCGCACAACGCGAGGTTTTGCATCGGTTTGAATCCTTGCGCGAAACGCTTGAGGCGCGGCCAAAATCAGGGCTTCTTGCGCGTTTTTTTCAGGAAAAACCACAATCTGGCCAACATAGTCGCGGATTTTATGTCTGGGGCGGGGTTGGGCGCGGCAAATCCATGATTATGGATTTGTTCTTTGCGCACACGGCGATTAACGGGAAACGCCGCGTCCATTTTCACGCCTTTATGCAAGAAATCCAATCAGCCCTGCACGAGGCGCGTAAAACAGGCACAGATGATGCGTTGAAACCCGTGGCCGAGGCGATTTCAAAAGACCTGCGCCTGCTGTGTTTTGATGAGATGCAAATCACCGATATCACCGATGCCATGATTGTAGGCCGCCTCTTTGAGGCATTGTTCAAGGCAGGGGTGAGCATCGTCACCACCTCCAATCGCCCGCCAAAAGATTTGTATAAGGACGGGTTGAACCGACAGCTATTTGTGCCGTTCATCACGCTTTTAGAGCAGGAATTAGAGGTGATTGAAATGCAATCACCCACCGATTACCGCCAAGACAGATTGTCAGGCGAAACCACCTATTTCACACCCATCACCGCCGCCACGCGGCAAAGCCTTGATAAGATTTGGCACGATCTGACCCATGGGCAGGAAGAACCCCTCGATTTAGAGATCAAAGGCCGCCATGTCGTCATCCCGCATTATTGGGCGGGCATGGCCCGCGCCGATTTCTGGGAGCTGTGCGGCAAACCTTTAGGCGCGGGTGATTATTTGGCGCTCACTGGGGCGGTGAAACTGCTGATGTTGGAAAACGTCCCGCGTCTTGGCATCGACAATTTCAACGAGGCAAAACGCTTTGTCACCCTCATTGATGCGCTTTACGAGGCAGGTATCCGCGTGATCTTATCTGCCGATGATGTGCCAGAACATCTTTACGCCGAGGGCACGGGCAGTTTCGAATTTGAACGCACCGCCAGCCGCCTGCGCGAGATGCAATCGGCGGATTGGGGCCAATAG